The Nicotiana tabacum cultivar K326 chromosome 5, ASM71507v2, whole genome shotgun sequence sequence ATACCGTCAAACTTCTCTATAACAGTTTTGTTTGTTCTGAATATTTTTGAATGTTATGGTGAAGTGTTGTTacgaaagaaaatatattataacataacatgaaatttGGTTTTGAAAAAGTTTGGCTTTTTATAGTGAAAGTGTTGTTATACGTAGATGCATATTATTCTATAGTCGTTCTTAATTATTCTATTTGCATACTTCTATGTATTTAATTAAGTAGGTCTATATATTATGACAAATGAGTTGTTGGTGTAACAATATTTCGTACATGATGCTGCCTTAACATTGTTCGTCGTGCTAGATTATAAACACATTATTGTACTGGATGTTCTAAACATCGATCTTCTGTTTTCAATGATGGCAACTTGATACATATATTCGGTGATTTTAAGGTAATGCAATTTTACTTGAGGTCTTGTATGACTAGAATGGTTGCAAGTTCTCTTAAATAGTGAGAAGATAAAAATGCATTGTGAAGAAATGAATGGTGGAGACAGGAGCGATGATGCTGAACGACTAAATATTTGGGTTAGACCGAATTCAATAGCTTTAGTCCAATTTTTGTATTtgtattaatgtatttttttcaagaaattcattaaatatgaacaaaaattaaattaagaaCCTAATTACTGACATGGTAATATCTCTTAGAATGCTTAAATTTCAGATCTAGATAATGATTTTGGGAACAAAAACCTACAGTCTGGGAATGTCACTTGTGTTGTTTACTTTTAGTTATTGATCTTGTACGTAATGCTGTTTAATTTTGGTGGCAGGTTATTATCAGGGTCCTCCCCCTCCAGTGATGCCACCGCCAACATATGCTGTTCCTCCACCTCGTAAAAACAGAGGTTTTCTTAAGGGATGGTAATAGCATAATTAGCCTCCTAATTAAACTGATTTGCTTCTCCCTTTCATATAATTAAACAGAGGTTTTATGTAGAGAGAACAGCTGAAAAGTGAAAAGTTTAGTTTATTATATAGAACATAGCATAAATATGTTGAATAAATTTGAATTCTTGAGCTTATGGAATATTATAGTAACAATTATTTAAATATAACGTTGATTATTAGGTTTTACCGACTATTATTTTATAGTagtaatgtataaatattttttacataTTTAATAGACGAGCAATCTTTGTTTGTTTTAGCTACTTCTACATTGGATTTACTCCTATTGTAATTCTCTTGCAGCTTGGCAGCGTTATGTTGTTGTTGCCTCCTAGACGAGTGTTGCTGTGATCCCTCTGATATCTTCCTGTTCTAAGATGCAATCATGGGAATTAGtcctttgcttcttctttttGAAAAGATTTTATGCAAATAATTCTAGCTAGGATCAGCTAGTTTTGTTGTATATCACAATATACATCTTACATTTTCTTGATCCTTTTGCAACTTAGTTTGGATTTGTACAGTGATCATCTTTAATCATTGAACCCATTTTGTTTCTTGGAAGAGTtgcaattttatttattattttttcccgCTTGCTTTTTAGGCTTTTACCTAACTGAAGGTGTCGAACATCCCCACCCAAAAAATTATAAGCACCAATTACCAAATAAAAATGATTAATTAACGGATATAACAAACAGTTGTCATAATAACAGAATTGATCAGTTATCAATGAGATCTCAGTTATGATGTTCTTCACTCATAATCATCATACCtttccacacacacacacacacatttatatatatatatatatatatatatatatttgcataataattcCTAGAAAGCTAAGATGGACTTCCGCTACTTCTCATTTGACAGCTTCTGCATGAGGTATTAAGTTAGCTCTAAGTTAAAACTATTAATCgtgataaatttttaaaaattattttcataaagAGTACAAACAATCGCGCAAGCTTTGAGTTTTAATCATATGGAAATATCTACGATAAGTATGACTTAATAATGTAAAAAgttttaagaaatcaaagctaaaaGGTAACaatataaaagataaaaataagagaAACAATAGAGTTGAgcttttcttatttcttccaaGCGTACATAATATAATGTCCAAATTCTGTATTCATAGGATTGCATTGAAATAATACAAAGGGATGCTATGAATATTGTATTAAACATTGAGCTTATAGATACATAATGAGAATTACAAACATTAGTGAAGTAATAAAAGTTACGGATAATAGTGGAGGTTATATTTCTAGAGCAGTGGATGCAAATGAGCATCCACACTACTATTTGTAGCAGAAAGGATTATTTATAATTTGTCTGAATCAATATAATTACACCGAGTTCACGAACAAAAATCTCTATCTTTTCAATTAAAAAAACTATTTATAATAAGTACTCCCTGTCCTAATTTGACGCTGACTTTAGCTTTCAAGAAAAAAACCACAACCGAGGAGATACCTCAGCAGGCAACATTACATTAACTACTGTCACACTAGGAGCTCAATCACACTGAAAATCCCCCAAGAAAAACATGCCACAGAAAAGAAACTTAAAAGGCAAGGGTAATCTAGTCATACAATCTACTCTACATCTCATGAAGTAATTTATTTTTGCAACACAACGCAAGGTTCACTTTGACCTTGAGAATGAGATCACAAAAATTCTACTATAGCCTAAATCATAATGAGGTTGGTCTCACCCCTCTACTAGGAGAACAAAAAATTTCAGAAGTAAAGCAGTTCACATCAACTTTTTAGTTATACAGCATACTAAGGGAGAGTATAGGAGGTTgacaaagaaaattttcatttCGACAACAGAATGAGATCTAAACCAACTCCAACGTGCCATCTTCAATGTTCCCTAAGATAATCTACTTCTTTACttcctcatactcggcctcagtGGCTCCCCCTTGAGAACCTCCTTCAGAGCCACCTCCGGCACCACCGGCCATATGCTGTCCAATCTTAGAAACAGCCTTGTTTGCTACATCAAGCTTTGATTTGATTTCATCAATGTTATCGCCTCCCATTGCTGTTCTCAGGTCGGAAACAGCTGTTTCAATTTCTGTGGCAACCTCCTTGGGGACCTTGTCCCTGTATTCATTCAAGCTCTTTTCAATACTGTATATGGTAGTGTCTGCACTGTTCCTGATATCAATCAGCGCCTTCCGCTCCTGATCCCTCTGGGCATGCATCTCAGCTTCCTTGACCATCTTGTCTATCTCATCTTCTGAGAGTCCACCCGACGACCGAATAGTAATCTGCTGTTCTTTGCCAGTGGCCTTGTCCTTTGCAGAGACCGTGACAAGTCCATTTGCATCTATGTCAAATGTGACTTCTATCTGAGGCATACCCCTTGGTGCAGGAGGAATACCAACAAGTTCAAATTCTCCCAGCATCTTATTATCGGATGCCATCTCTCGCTCACCTTGCAAGACCTTAATGCCAACCTGGGTTTGGTTATCAGCAGCAGTAGAGAACACCTGGAATAACAAGAGGAGAGGCAGCAAAATTTAGAAGCCAtgacaaaagagaaaaagatccGCCCATATAACATTGAGAATATAAGCAATTGCAAAGTATAAGCAATTGCAAAGATTAATATGACACACTGTCAGAACCTAACAACTTACCTGGCTTTTCTTTGTAGGTATGGTGGTATTCCTGTTGATCAGCCTGGTAAAGATACCTCCCAAAGTCTCAATACCTAGAGACAATGGAGTGACATCCAGAAGCAGCAACTCTTTCACATCACCACGGAGAATACCACCTTGAATTGCAGCTCCCATGGCAACTGCTTCGTCTGGATTTACACCTTTGCATGGGCTCTTGCCGAAGATCTCAGAGACAACATCCTGCACCTTAGGGACACGAGTCATACCACCAACAAGGAGGACCTCATCCACCTCTTTTGTCGATATTCCAGCATCCTTCAAACAGTTCTTGCAAGGATCCCTTGTCCTCTCAATTAAGTTGGACACCAACGACTCAAATTTGGATCTTGTTAAAGTTATATTAAGATGTTTAGCTCCTGATGCATCTGCTGTGATGAAAGGTAAATTAATTTCAGTCTGTGTGGTTGATGATAGCTCTATCTTAGCTTTCTCAGCTGCCTCTCGGAGTCTTTGCAGGGCAAGCCTGTCTTTTGACAGGTCAATTCCATCTGTCCTTCTATACTCATTCACCAAAAATTCCAACAACGCGTTGTCAAAATCCTCTCCTCCCAAAAAGGTGTCCCCATTTGTTGCTTTGACCTGAGTGGTAGATACTTAGAGGATGGTCAGAATAAAAAACAACAAGACGAACATCAGAGATCACAAAAAACTTCAATTACCTCAAAAACGCCATTTGATATTTCCAATATAGAAACATCAAAGGTACCACCACCAAGATCAAAGACTGCAACAAGACCTTCTTTGTTGTTCATACCATAAGAAAGTGCCGCAGCAGTAGGCTCATTAATAATCCTTTGTACATCAAGGCCTGCAATTCGCCCTGCATCCTTGGTTGCCTGCCTCTGAGCATCATTGAAATAAGCTGGAACAGTTATCACAGCTTTATTTATAGACTTCCCTAGATAGGCCTCTGCAGTTTCCTTCATCTTTGTTAAAATAAACGCTCCAATCTGACTTGCAGAATACTGCTGTCCATTGGCTTCAACCCAAGCATCTCCATTGGGAGCTCTAACTATTTTGTAAGGAACCATCTTCATTTCTTTCTGTGTTTGGGGATCATCAAACCGCCTACCAATTAGACGCTTGGTCCCAAATACGGTATTTGTAGGATTGGTGACTGCCTGACGTTTGGCTGGAGTACCAACA is a genomic window containing:
- the LOC107779402 gene encoding heat shock 70 kDa protein, mitochondrial; translated protein: MAAAVLLRSLRRRDIATSSLSAYKALASNTKPSWCPTLGGAKCAGLARPFCSRPAGNEIIGIDLGTTNSCVAVMEGKNPKVIENAEGSRTTPSVVAFNQKGELLVGTPAKRQAVTNPTNTVFGTKRLIGRRFDDPQTQKEMKMVPYKIVRAPNGDAWVEANGQQYSASQIGAFILTKMKETAEAYLGKSINKAVITVPAYFNDAQRQATKDAGRIAGLDVQRIINEPTAAALSYGMNNKEGLVAVFDLGGGTFDVSILEISNGVFEVKATNGDTFLGGEDFDNALLEFLVNEYRRTDGIDLSKDRLALQRLREAAEKAKIELSSTTQTEINLPFITADASGAKHLNITLTRSKFESLVSNLIERTRDPCKNCLKDAGISTKEVDEVLLVGGMTRVPKVQDVVSEIFGKSPCKGVNPDEAVAMGAAIQGGILRGDVKELLLLDVTPLSLGIETLGGIFTRLINRNTTIPTKKSQVFSTAADNQTQVGIKVLQGEREMASDNKMLGEFELVGIPPAPRGMPQIEVTFDIDANGLVTVSAKDKATGKEQQITIRSSGGLSEDEIDKMVKEAEMHAQRDQERKALIDIRNSADTTIYSIEKSLNEYRDKVPKEVATEIETAVSDLRTAMGGDNIDEIKSKLDVANKAVSKIGQHMAGGAGGGSEGGSQGGATEAEYEEVKK